The DNA region CACACACTTCTTCGTTCCGCTTTGAGGCCCCTCTAGGTTTCCCTTCCTACTGTCGTCGAAGGTGAAGGTGAAGATGAGAAACGCCAACACGTAACTCCTTCCTCCTTCTGGATCTTCATTTGTTACTCCTCCGTTTGGATCTTCATTTGTTACTCATCCTCATCCACCTCCTCAGTAATCTCACTGCAAGGCCATGGATGTGGAAGACAAGCTCGCATTGCCTGGCAGCGACcacgtgaagaagaagaagggtgtGCTCCGAGATCTAGTTTGGGTGCTTGACACCGGCTCGCCCAAGGCGAAGGAGGTGGCACTACGGGAGATTGTGAACCTCTATGTCGTGTCGCCGAGCATGGCAATGGTCGACCACTTGGTGGTCTCTGGCTACCTCGATCGTGCTCTGCTCTTGCTATGGGGCGGCAAAGTGTGCGTCCAGGAGCATGTGCTGAAGGCAGTGTCGTGCCTCGGAGGCGTGTCGAAAGCTGTGAAGAAGGCAATGGGGGACTTGAGGTTCATCCCTGAGTTGGTGCGACTTCTTGAAGCGCGGTCGCTCCAAGTGCGTGAGATGACAGCGGAGGCGCTCACCGGCATGATATCGGTCCACAAGAACCGAAAACTATTTgtgaaagaggaagagaacctgaGCTGGCTGCTGAACCCGGAGGAGAAGTCAGCGACGAAGAAATTTCTAGTGGCAACACTCGTGACCTTAACTGACAGCATGAGTGTGTGGTGGAGGATTGCGATGTCGAGCTACGTCAACCACTTGGAGAAGCTGGCGGAGATAGACGTGATGAACTCGAAGAAGGTCATCAAGAAGTTGTTGTCAGCCAACAGATTAAGGAGCATGTTCACCGAAATTTGGAGCTCATTATTCCTTCGATTCACCAT from Zingiber officinale cultivar Zhangliang chromosome 4B, Zo_v1.1, whole genome shotgun sequence includes:
- the LOC121978175 gene encoding uncharacterized protein LOC121978175 — encoded protein: MDVEDKLALPGSDHVKKKKGVLRDLVWVLDTGSPKAKEVALREIVNLYVVSPSMAMVDHLVVSGYLDRALLLLWGGKVCVQEHVLKAVSCLGGVSKAVKKAMGDLRFIPELVRLLEARSLQVREMTAEALTGMISVHKNRKLFVKEEENLSWLLNPEEKSATKKFLVATLVTLTDSMSVWWRIAMSSYVNHLEKLAEIDVMNSKKVIKKLLSANRLRSMFTEIWSSLFLRFTITAIDS